A single Amia ocellicauda isolate fAmiCal2 chromosome 9, fAmiCal2.hap1, whole genome shotgun sequence DNA region contains:
- the cnnm3 gene encoding metal transporter CNNM3 isoform X1, producing the protein MVASLAGLRFLLIIVFLCGLGFGANGQLAPQVLGLRLEDPGGQIFMRKGVLTAPYGATFQLRLFGSHLLNETWPLVAFAEEPEGEAGAPDPCEGQGARSSAVFRVESGFHPDGESSGLITVKTEERRTAVKSEGGGGLYRLCVGSGEKWASFGQDRLLVVEEPPEPDYIPVWGLALGVALLLLACAVFKSLNLSLLWLDPLELYVLHSCGSERDKKSAKRLEPLRRRGNFLLCSLLFLCALGHSALGVLFYRALGSVAPAVFLCGLLVFLVSELLPHVLCSGYGFKLAPGMAWLGQVCMVLTCPLSCPLGLLLDLALRRDASTCCVREKIMEMMRTSDPYNEFVKEEFSRGALRTKTVEDILTPLKDCFMLSSVAVLDFGTMSEIMQSGYNRVPVYEDERSNIVDILYVKDLALVDPEDHTPMSTITKFYNHPLHFVFNDTKLDAMLEEFKKGKSHLAIVQKVNNEGEGDPFYEVLGLVTLEDVIEEIIKSEILDESDGYMDMKVKRPLPPMELPQATPREDCSLFKVPEGDLKVRTSPQLLLATHRFLSREVEHFGPPRVSEKVLLHLLKHPSVNQEVKFDPSNRLSSEHYLYTRNHPVDYFILLLQGRVEVEIGKEGLKFENGAFTYYGVSALTAPSSVHQSPVSTQRRTPQDPFELADLSPSAYCPDYTVRALTDLQFIRVTRMQYLNALMASRISTTTPTPTPTPTLDPPEIKVVPNSQTKLLNERNANTGRSKSKEDIAAEETCD; encoded by the exons ATGGTGGCTAGCTTGGCAGGCTTACGGTTCTTGTTGATTATTGTGTTCCTCTGCGGGTTGGGGTTCGGCGCCAACGGCCAGCTGGCCCCGCAAGTGCTGGGGCTCAGGCTGGAGGACCCCGGCGGCCAGATCTTCATGCGGAAGGGGGTGCTAACGGCGCCCTACGGAGCCACTTTTCAGCTGCGGCTGTTTGGGTCTCACTTGCTTAACGAGACCTGGCCGCTAGTAGCGTTCGCCGAGGAGCCGGAGGGGGAGGCTGGTGCCCCCGACCCGTGCGAGGGACAGGGCGCCAGGAGCTCCGCTGTGTTCAGGGTCGAGAGCGGCTTTCACCCTGATGGGGAGTCCAGCGGGCTGATTACAGTGAAGACCGAGGAGAGGAGAACCGCCGTTAAATCCGAGGGAGGAGGGGGTTTATATCGCTTGTGCGTCGGGAGCGGCGAGAAATGGGCATCATTTGGGCAGGataggctgctggtggtggaggAGCCGCCTGAGCCCGACTACATCCCCGTGTGGGGGCTGGCGCTGGGCGtcgcgctgctgctgctggcctGCGCCGTGTTCAAGAGCCTGAACCTCAGCCTGCTGTGGCTGGACCCCCTGGAGCTGTACGTGCTGCACAGCTGCGGCTCCGAGCGGGACAAGAAGTCGGCCAAACGGCTGGAGCCACTCCGCCGGCGGGGCAACTTTCTCCTCTGCTCCCTGCTCTTCCTCTGCGCCCTGGGGCACTCCGCCCTGGGGGTGCTGTTCTACCGGGCCCTGGGCTCCGTGGCCCCCGCGGTGTTCCTCTGCGGCTTACTGGTGTTCCTCGTCTCCGAGCTGCTGCCCCACGTCCTCTGCTCCGGCTACGGGTTCAAGCTTGCGCCTGGGATGGCGTGGCTGGGCCAGGTGTGCATGGTGCTCACCTGCCCGCTGTCCTGCCCGCTGGGGCTGCTGCTGGACCTGGCGCTGCGCCGTGATGCCAGCACCTGCTGTGTGCGGGAGAAGATCATGGAGATGATGCGGACCAGCGACCCGTACAACGAGTTTGTGAAGGAGGAGTTCAGCCGAGGAGCGCTGCGGACCAAGACCGTGGAAGACATCCTGACGCCGCTGAAGGACTGCTTCATGCTGTCCTCCGTCGCCGTGCTGGACTTCGGCACCATGTCGGAGATCATGCAGAGCGGCTACAACCGGGTGCCCGTGTACGAGGACGAGCGCTCCAACATCGTGGACATCCTGTACGTCAAGGACCTGGCGCTGGTGGACCCGGAGGACCACACGCCCATGAGCACCATCACCAAGTTCTACAACCACCCGCTGCACTTCGTCTTCAACGACACCAAGCTGGACGCCATGCTCGAGGAGTTCAAGAAAG GTAAGTCCCACCTGGCCATCGTGCAGAAGGTGAACAACGAGGGGGAGGGAGACCCGTTCTATGAGGTGCTGGGGCTCGTCACGCTGGAGGACGTCATTGAGGAGATCATCAAGTCTGAGATCCTGGATGAGTCGGACGGATACA TGGATATGAAGGTGAAGCGCCCCCTCCCTCCTATGGAGCTGCCACAGGCCACCCCCCGGGAGGACTGCTCTCTGTTCAAGGTACCTGAGGGAGACCTGAAGGTGCGCACCTCCCCACAGCTGCTGCTCGCCACACACCGCTTCCTGTCCCGAG AGGTGGAGCACTTTGGTCCCCCCCGTGTGTCAGAGAAGGTCTTGCTCCATCTGCTCAAACACCCCAGTGTCAACCAGGAGGTGAAGTTCGACCCCAGTAACCGGCTGAGCTCCGAGCACTACCTGTACACCCGCAACCACCCTGTTGACTACTTCATACTGCTGCTGCAG ggtcGAGTGGAGGTGGAGATCGGAAAAGAGGGGCTGAAGTTTGAGAACGGAGCCTTCACCTACTACGGCGTCTCTGCCCTGACGGCACCATCCTCAG TGCACCAGTCCCCTGTGTCCACGCAGCGCCGGACCCCCCAGGATCCCTTCGAGCTGGCAGACCTGAGCCCCTCGGCCTACTGCCCCGACTACACCGTGCGCGCTCTGACTGACCTGCAGTTCATCAGG GTGACCCGGATGCAGTATCTGAACGCCCTCATGGCCTCCCGTATCAGCACCACGACCCCGACCCCGACCCCGACCCCGACCCTTGACCCCCCTGAGATCAAGGTCGTCCCCAACAGCCAGACCAAGCTGCTCAATGAGAGGAACGCCAACACAG GCAGAAGCAAAAGCAAAGAGGACATCGCCGCGGAGGAAACCTGCGATTAA
- the cnnm3 gene encoding metal transporter CNNM3 isoform X3 → MVASLAGLRFLLIIVFLCGLGFGANGQLAPQVLGLRLEDPGGQIFMRKGVLTAPYGATFQLRLFGSHLLNETWPLVAFAEEPEGEAGAPDPCEGQGARSSAVFRVESGFHPDGESSGLITVKTEERRTAVKSEGGGGLYRLCVGSGEKWASFGQDRLLVVEEPPEPDYIPVWGLALGVALLLLACAVFKSLNLSLLWLDPLELYVLHSCGSERDKKSAKRLEPLRRRGNFLLCSLLFLCALGHSALGVLFYRALGSVAPAVFLCGLLVFLVSELLPHVLCSGYGFKLAPGMAWLGQVCMVLTCPLSCPLGLLLDLALRRDASTCCVREKIMEMMRTSDPYNEFVKEEFSRGALRTKTVEDILTPLKDCFMLSSVAVLDFGTMSEIMQSGYNRVPVYEDERSNIVDILYVKDLALVDPEDHTPMSTITKFYNHPLHFVFNDTKLDAMLEEFKKGKSHLAIVQKVNNEGEGDPFYEVLGLVTLEDVIEEIIKSEILDESDGYMDMKVKRPLPPMELPQATPREDCSLFKVPEGDLKVRTSPQLLLATHRFLSREVEHFGPPRVSEKVLLHLLKHPSVNQEVKFDPSNRLSSEHYLYTRNHPVDYFILLLQGRVEVEIGKEGLKFENGAFTYYGVSALTAPSSVHQSPVSTQRRTPQDPFELADLSPSAYCPDYTVRALTDLQFIRVTRMQYLNALMASRISTTTPTPTPTPTLDPPEIKVVPNSQTKLLNERNANTGLRCGPVP, encoded by the exons ATGGTGGCTAGCTTGGCAGGCTTACGGTTCTTGTTGATTATTGTGTTCCTCTGCGGGTTGGGGTTCGGCGCCAACGGCCAGCTGGCCCCGCAAGTGCTGGGGCTCAGGCTGGAGGACCCCGGCGGCCAGATCTTCATGCGGAAGGGGGTGCTAACGGCGCCCTACGGAGCCACTTTTCAGCTGCGGCTGTTTGGGTCTCACTTGCTTAACGAGACCTGGCCGCTAGTAGCGTTCGCCGAGGAGCCGGAGGGGGAGGCTGGTGCCCCCGACCCGTGCGAGGGACAGGGCGCCAGGAGCTCCGCTGTGTTCAGGGTCGAGAGCGGCTTTCACCCTGATGGGGAGTCCAGCGGGCTGATTACAGTGAAGACCGAGGAGAGGAGAACCGCCGTTAAATCCGAGGGAGGAGGGGGTTTATATCGCTTGTGCGTCGGGAGCGGCGAGAAATGGGCATCATTTGGGCAGGataggctgctggtggtggaggAGCCGCCTGAGCCCGACTACATCCCCGTGTGGGGGCTGGCGCTGGGCGtcgcgctgctgctgctggcctGCGCCGTGTTCAAGAGCCTGAACCTCAGCCTGCTGTGGCTGGACCCCCTGGAGCTGTACGTGCTGCACAGCTGCGGCTCCGAGCGGGACAAGAAGTCGGCCAAACGGCTGGAGCCACTCCGCCGGCGGGGCAACTTTCTCCTCTGCTCCCTGCTCTTCCTCTGCGCCCTGGGGCACTCCGCCCTGGGGGTGCTGTTCTACCGGGCCCTGGGCTCCGTGGCCCCCGCGGTGTTCCTCTGCGGCTTACTGGTGTTCCTCGTCTCCGAGCTGCTGCCCCACGTCCTCTGCTCCGGCTACGGGTTCAAGCTTGCGCCTGGGATGGCGTGGCTGGGCCAGGTGTGCATGGTGCTCACCTGCCCGCTGTCCTGCCCGCTGGGGCTGCTGCTGGACCTGGCGCTGCGCCGTGATGCCAGCACCTGCTGTGTGCGGGAGAAGATCATGGAGATGATGCGGACCAGCGACCCGTACAACGAGTTTGTGAAGGAGGAGTTCAGCCGAGGAGCGCTGCGGACCAAGACCGTGGAAGACATCCTGACGCCGCTGAAGGACTGCTTCATGCTGTCCTCCGTCGCCGTGCTGGACTTCGGCACCATGTCGGAGATCATGCAGAGCGGCTACAACCGGGTGCCCGTGTACGAGGACGAGCGCTCCAACATCGTGGACATCCTGTACGTCAAGGACCTGGCGCTGGTGGACCCGGAGGACCACACGCCCATGAGCACCATCACCAAGTTCTACAACCACCCGCTGCACTTCGTCTTCAACGACACCAAGCTGGACGCCATGCTCGAGGAGTTCAAGAAAG GTAAGTCCCACCTGGCCATCGTGCAGAAGGTGAACAACGAGGGGGAGGGAGACCCGTTCTATGAGGTGCTGGGGCTCGTCACGCTGGAGGACGTCATTGAGGAGATCATCAAGTCTGAGATCCTGGATGAGTCGGACGGATACA TGGATATGAAGGTGAAGCGCCCCCTCCCTCCTATGGAGCTGCCACAGGCCACCCCCCGGGAGGACTGCTCTCTGTTCAAGGTACCTGAGGGAGACCTGAAGGTGCGCACCTCCCCACAGCTGCTGCTCGCCACACACCGCTTCCTGTCCCGAG AGGTGGAGCACTTTGGTCCCCCCCGTGTGTCAGAGAAGGTCTTGCTCCATCTGCTCAAACACCCCAGTGTCAACCAGGAGGTGAAGTTCGACCCCAGTAACCGGCTGAGCTCCGAGCACTACCTGTACACCCGCAACCACCCTGTTGACTACTTCATACTGCTGCTGCAG ggtcGAGTGGAGGTGGAGATCGGAAAAGAGGGGCTGAAGTTTGAGAACGGAGCCTTCACCTACTACGGCGTCTCTGCCCTGACGGCACCATCCTCAG TGCACCAGTCCCCTGTGTCCACGCAGCGCCGGACCCCCCAGGATCCCTTCGAGCTGGCAGACCTGAGCCCCTCGGCCTACTGCCCCGACTACACCGTGCGCGCTCTGACTGACCTGCAGTTCATCAGG GTGACCCGGATGCAGTATCTGAACGCCCTCATGGCCTCCCGTATCAGCACCACGACCCCGACCCCGACCCCGACCCCGACCCTTGACCCCCCTGAGATCAAGGTCGTCCCCAACAGCCAGACCAAGCTGCTCAATGAGAGGAACGCCAACACAG GTCTTCGTTGCGGCCCAGTCCCCTGA
- the cnnm3 gene encoding metal transporter CNNM3 isoform X2 yields the protein MVASLAGLRFLLIIVFLCGLGFGANGQLAPQVLGLRLEDPGGQIFMRKGVLTAPYGATFQLRLFGSHLLNETWPLVAFAEEPEGEAGAPDPCEGQGARSSAVFRVESGFHPDGESSGLITVKTEERRTAVKSEGGGGLYRLCVGSGEKWASFGQDRLLVVEEPPEPDYIPVWGLALGVALLLLACAVFKSLNLSLLWLDPLELYVLHSCGSERDKKSAKRLEPLRRRGNFLLCSLLFLCALGHSALGVLFYRALGSVAPAVFLCGLLVFLVSELLPHVLCSGYGFKLAPGMAWLGQVCMVLTCPLSCPLGLLLDLALRRDASTCCVREKIMEMMRTSDPYNEFVKEEFSRGALRTKTVEDILTPLKDCFMLSSVAVLDFGTMSEIMQSGYNRVPVYEDERSNIVDILYVKDLALVDPEDHTPMSTITKFYNHPLHFVFNDTKLDAMLEEFKKGKSHLAIVQKVNNEGEGDPFYEVLGLVTLEDVIEEIIKSEILDESDGYMDMKVKRPLPPMELPQATPREDCSLFKVPEGDLKVRTSPQLLLATHRFLSREVEHFGPPRVSEKVLLHLLKHPSVNQEVKFDPSNRLSSEHYLYTRNHPVDYFILLLQGRVEVEIGKEGLKFENGAFTYYGVSALTAPSSVHQSPVSTQRRTPQDPFELADLSPSAYCPDYTVRALTDLQFIRVTRMQYLNALMASRISTTTPTPTPTPTLDPPEIKVVPNSQTKLLNERNANTEYPVSYSLFDTIENYS from the exons ATGGTGGCTAGCTTGGCAGGCTTACGGTTCTTGTTGATTATTGTGTTCCTCTGCGGGTTGGGGTTCGGCGCCAACGGCCAGCTGGCCCCGCAAGTGCTGGGGCTCAGGCTGGAGGACCCCGGCGGCCAGATCTTCATGCGGAAGGGGGTGCTAACGGCGCCCTACGGAGCCACTTTTCAGCTGCGGCTGTTTGGGTCTCACTTGCTTAACGAGACCTGGCCGCTAGTAGCGTTCGCCGAGGAGCCGGAGGGGGAGGCTGGTGCCCCCGACCCGTGCGAGGGACAGGGCGCCAGGAGCTCCGCTGTGTTCAGGGTCGAGAGCGGCTTTCACCCTGATGGGGAGTCCAGCGGGCTGATTACAGTGAAGACCGAGGAGAGGAGAACCGCCGTTAAATCCGAGGGAGGAGGGGGTTTATATCGCTTGTGCGTCGGGAGCGGCGAGAAATGGGCATCATTTGGGCAGGataggctgctggtggtggaggAGCCGCCTGAGCCCGACTACATCCCCGTGTGGGGGCTGGCGCTGGGCGtcgcgctgctgctgctggcctGCGCCGTGTTCAAGAGCCTGAACCTCAGCCTGCTGTGGCTGGACCCCCTGGAGCTGTACGTGCTGCACAGCTGCGGCTCCGAGCGGGACAAGAAGTCGGCCAAACGGCTGGAGCCACTCCGCCGGCGGGGCAACTTTCTCCTCTGCTCCCTGCTCTTCCTCTGCGCCCTGGGGCACTCCGCCCTGGGGGTGCTGTTCTACCGGGCCCTGGGCTCCGTGGCCCCCGCGGTGTTCCTCTGCGGCTTACTGGTGTTCCTCGTCTCCGAGCTGCTGCCCCACGTCCTCTGCTCCGGCTACGGGTTCAAGCTTGCGCCTGGGATGGCGTGGCTGGGCCAGGTGTGCATGGTGCTCACCTGCCCGCTGTCCTGCCCGCTGGGGCTGCTGCTGGACCTGGCGCTGCGCCGTGATGCCAGCACCTGCTGTGTGCGGGAGAAGATCATGGAGATGATGCGGACCAGCGACCCGTACAACGAGTTTGTGAAGGAGGAGTTCAGCCGAGGAGCGCTGCGGACCAAGACCGTGGAAGACATCCTGACGCCGCTGAAGGACTGCTTCATGCTGTCCTCCGTCGCCGTGCTGGACTTCGGCACCATGTCGGAGATCATGCAGAGCGGCTACAACCGGGTGCCCGTGTACGAGGACGAGCGCTCCAACATCGTGGACATCCTGTACGTCAAGGACCTGGCGCTGGTGGACCCGGAGGACCACACGCCCATGAGCACCATCACCAAGTTCTACAACCACCCGCTGCACTTCGTCTTCAACGACACCAAGCTGGACGCCATGCTCGAGGAGTTCAAGAAAG GTAAGTCCCACCTGGCCATCGTGCAGAAGGTGAACAACGAGGGGGAGGGAGACCCGTTCTATGAGGTGCTGGGGCTCGTCACGCTGGAGGACGTCATTGAGGAGATCATCAAGTCTGAGATCCTGGATGAGTCGGACGGATACA TGGATATGAAGGTGAAGCGCCCCCTCCCTCCTATGGAGCTGCCACAGGCCACCCCCCGGGAGGACTGCTCTCTGTTCAAGGTACCTGAGGGAGACCTGAAGGTGCGCACCTCCCCACAGCTGCTGCTCGCCACACACCGCTTCCTGTCCCGAG AGGTGGAGCACTTTGGTCCCCCCCGTGTGTCAGAGAAGGTCTTGCTCCATCTGCTCAAACACCCCAGTGTCAACCAGGAGGTGAAGTTCGACCCCAGTAACCGGCTGAGCTCCGAGCACTACCTGTACACCCGCAACCACCCTGTTGACTACTTCATACTGCTGCTGCAG ggtcGAGTGGAGGTGGAGATCGGAAAAGAGGGGCTGAAGTTTGAGAACGGAGCCTTCACCTACTACGGCGTCTCTGCCCTGACGGCACCATCCTCAG TGCACCAGTCCCCTGTGTCCACGCAGCGCCGGACCCCCCAGGATCCCTTCGAGCTGGCAGACCTGAGCCCCTCGGCCTACTGCCCCGACTACACCGTGCGCGCTCTGACTGACCTGCAGTTCATCAGG GTGACCCGGATGCAGTATCTGAACGCCCTCATGGCCTCCCGTATCAGCACCACGACCCCGACCCCGACCCCGACCCCGACCCTTGACCCCCCTGAGATCAAGGTCGTCCCCAACAGCCAGACCAAGCTGCTCAATGAGAGGAACGCCAACACAG AGTATCCTGTCAGCTATTCACTCTTTGACACAATTGAGAACTACAGTTAG